A window of Equus caballus isolate H_3958 breed thoroughbred chromosome 10, TB-T2T, whole genome shotgun sequence contains these coding sequences:
- the MTFR2 gene encoding LOW QUALITY PROTEIN: mitochondrial fission regulator 2 (The sequence of the model RefSeq protein was modified relative to this genomic sequence to represent the inferred CDS: inserted 1 base in 1 codon), which yields MSLVLNILREMLGYFGVPIDQVLQIWENKGYGSARSVVRIIGNILPLEPCPRPHFELTPVLTSADSANCGSVVPSFADTLFVANDEEARYLRFRNSIWKNEEEEEVEYPVHLVWDPSSPALRRNKPMRNDPPVSEAAIKKIAALEDELASLRSRIAAIVRLQELKTSTGSGSFDLNDGPGGLGQTPSSVAAQLSAEPDPFSSSLLPSPPPPPPLPPQFSSLQPPCSPLVQPGSKNICDSDNSAAEMKKQHPGACQTIYSHCPKNQNNKDIPNMLDVLKDLNKVKLRAVERSPGGRPLHKRKRHSSPWDPVALISRALKQKFAFQEDDSFEKENRSWESSPFSSPEASRFGHHISQSEGXELKEELTDTKDVDQGVHAASCACAPEEASQTHTGQPFTRRGRSASSVTWVNEVCTRGL from the exons GTTTTGCAGATTTGGGAAAATAAAGGCTACGGCTCAGCGCGGAGTGTTGTTCGGATTATTGGAAACATTCTTCCTTTAgagccctgccccaggcctcaTTTTGAG CTGACCCCAGTCTTGACCTCTGCAGACTCTGCTAACTGTGGATCTGTAGTTCCATCTTTTGCTGATACTTTGTTTGTGGCAAATGATGAAGAGGCCCGTTATCTCAGATTTAG AAATAGTATatggaaaaatgaagaagaggaggaagttgAATACCCTGTGCACCTGGTTTGGGATCCATCGTCACCGGCTCTAAGACGTAACAAACCAATGAGAAATGATCCGCCTGTAAGTGAagctgcaattaaaaaaatagccgCCCTTGAGGATGAGCTGGCTTCGCTCCGCTCTCGGATTGCTGCGATCGTGCGGCTGCAGGAGCTGAAAACCAGCACAGGCTCCG GCTCCTTTGACTTGAATGACGGGCCTGGTGGTTTGGGACAAACGCCATCGTCAGTGGCTGCTCAACTCAGCGCTGAACCGGATCCATTCTCAAGTTCATtgcttccctctccccctcctccaccaccactaccccctcagttttcttctctgcagCCTCCATGTTCTCCTCTTGTACAACCAGGATCTAAGAATATTTGTGACTCAGATAATTCAGcagctgaaatgaaaaaacagcACCCAGGTGCTTGTCAGACTATTTATAGTCATTGTCCAAAAAACCAGAACAATAAAGATATTCCAAACATGCTGGACGTTCTAAAGGATCTGAATAAGGTGAAACTCCGTGCAGTTGAACG gtcacCTGGAGGGAGACCCCTTCacaagaggaagagacacagcTCACCCTGGGACCCCGTGGCTTTAATATCCCGTGCGCTGAAGCAGAAATTTGCGTTCCAAGAAGACGAttcctttgagaaagaaaataggtCTTGGGAGTCTTCTCCCTTTTCTAGTCCAGAAGCTTCAAGG TTTGGACATCACATTTCCCAGTCAGAAG CTGAGCTAAAGGAAGAACTGACAGACACAAAAGACGTTGACCAAGGTGTGCACGCTGCGAGCTGTGCCTGCGCTCCCGAGGAGGCATCACAGACGCACACCGGCCAGCCTTTCACGAGGCGTGGAAGGAGCGCGTCTTCTGTTACGTGGGTAAATGAAGTCTGTACACGGGGTCTGTGA